DNA sequence from the Clostridia bacterium genome:
CGTTGTGCCCGCCTCGGGCATCGTCGCACCGAGAACCTGCCGCCGATCCACTGGCCGCATTCAGTCGTGCCTCGTCGGCGTGCCTCATGGGTCCGGGCGGACTTTCCCATTTTTGAGCGCGAACCGCCGGAAAATCCTCACGGATGAGAATGTAAGCCGCCGTTTCACTCAAAATTGAGAATCGCGGCCCCGCAACCCGCGATCGCTCACCCAGACAAGCACAAGAGCACATAAGGTAGGCGGCGCACCCGCGCCGCCATTCCTTTATGTCCAGCTACGTGCGTTGTGCCCGCCTCGGGCATCGTCGCACCGGGAACCTGCCGCCGATCCACTGGCCGCATTCAGTCGCGCCTCGGCGGCATGCCTCATAGGTCCGGGCGGACTTTCCCATTTTTGAGCGCAAACCGCCGGAAAATCTTCACGGATGAGAATGTACGCCGCCGTTTCACTCAAAATTGAGAATCGCGGCCCCGATCCCGGCCCCGCCGCCCGCGACTGCTCACCCGGACAAGCACAAGAGCACATGAGGTAGGCGGTGCACCCGCGCCGCCATTCCTTTATGTCCAGCTACGCGGTTATGCCAGGTCCGGGAGTGGCCAGTGCGTGATCACTGGGGCTAGGCGACTGAAGGCTGCCGGGAGCGTTTCCGGAGCGTTTCAGGCTCCAAAACTCCCCGTGGGAATGCGATGTGGGGGCCAGTCTGGGCAAAAAGCGTCCATCTTCAGCGGGAAGCTGAGCGCCCTGCGCCCAGCTTGGGCTCGCATACCCCGGCCGGTAAGCGGAAGCCAGACCCGAAATGCAAGCTGAAGGTGATCACCGTGTGCAACTCAAACTCGCATTGCCTGAGCGAACATGGCATTGTTCGACACGCGCGAAGCAGGGATGTGCATGGAATCGGAATCCTGGCTATGTCGCTGGATGCTATCGCCGCCTGCCGACCGTTGCGGTCTCCTGCCTAATCCACTTCAGAGCGGCTGACCCGAAGGCTGTGTTGTGGCTGGCGCGAACTCCGTGGCGCCCAGGAGCACTGAACTGCAGTGATCGCAATCCAGAATACGGGAGCACTAATCTGGGCATATTCCGCCACCCAGAATTCGTGTACATTTTAGGAATTATGGGGCTTTACGGAGGCGATGCCAAATGGTAACATGGGATCAGCTAACGATTATGTAAGGCGGTGGGAATTGTGATCGTGGAGACGGACTCAGACAGGGCGGCACTTCGAGTGCTCCTCACGGAGGCATGCGCTGCAGAGCTGGCTGATGTAGGGGTCTTCCTGGTCAAGCTCATGATCAGGGATCGGGCCTCGAACAAGTATGGCGTCGACCCTGCAAAGGAGGCTGAGGAGTATGCGATGGACGTACAGAGCATCATCGTGCGCGATGGCTGGAGGGGACTCGAGGCGGTGGAAGCCAGGATCGACGAGATCGTTGATGCGATTGCCAAACTCCACGGAAGAGCGTGCGTCCCGACCAGTGATGCGTAGCACAATGAATGGATCAACGAGTGGATCAATTGACTTGTTGTACAGCCGCAGGCAGCATGGTAGCTTACTGTAGTTTCCCGGGAGGCTGAGGCCAGTTGAAGGAGAAACATTTTCGCACAACATCCGATGCCAGAATCGCGGAAACCGCCGTACTGATTGGCGCCCTCGCCAAGTGGGTTCTTCTTGGTGCGCTGACCGGTGTCGTGGCAGGCGCTGGCGTGGTTGCCTTCCTCAAACTTCTCCATGGTGGTATCGAAATCGGCGCCCACATTGGTCTCTGGTGGCTCACTCTCCCGGTAGGCGGGCTAATCAGCGCTGCCCTGATACACTACGTCTCTCCCGAGTCGTACGGCCATGGAACTGAGGCTGTCATCAGGGCTGTGAACCGCAAAGGCGGGAAAATCCCCATTCTCGTCGCCCCCGTCAAAGCGGCAGCCACCATAATCGCCATCTCATGCGGAGCGTCTGCGGGGAAGGAGGGACCGTCTGCTCAGATCGCAGGTTCCCTGGCATCGCAGGTGGCCAGGCTCTTGCGGCTAGGCGCCGATGACCACCGGCGGCTGACCATGTGCGGACTTGCTGCCGGGTTCGGCGTAGTTACGGGGGCGCCGATTTCGGGGGCCGTCTTCGCAGTCGAGGCCCTGGTTATGGGCTCCCCGTTCTACGGTGGGCTCCTGCCAGCGGCGGTTGCTTCATGCACATCTGTCATCACTGCGCGTGCACTTGGATGGGACCATCCCCTCGCGGTTAACATCGTCGCACCGGCATTGTCTCCTTCAGTGATCCTGCTCGTAGCGGCATGTGCCATGGCTATTGGGCTCGTATCCATGGTGTTCATTGAGGCGGAGGAGCACTCGGCTCACCTGTTTCATCAGATCCCAGTTTCCCCACCGGTGCGCACCTCCATAGGAGGCGTGTGCCTCGTGCTTCTGGCACTGTTGTTCTCCAGGGGATACCTCGGGCTAGGCGTTGAGATGTATGAGGAAACGCTGCAGGGAGGCGCGGTCTCAACGTGGGCGTTTGCGCTGAAGATGCTGTTCGTAGTGATCACACTCGGCTCTGGCTTCAGCGGAGGTGCGATGACCCCGATTTTCGCAATCGGCGCGGCGGCTGGAAGTTCCATCGGGCGACTGGCTGGCTTTGATCCAGCGTTCTCGGCAGCGATGGGCATCGCCGCGTTTCTGGCGGCCTCAGTGAATGCGCCTCTAGCGGCGTCGGTGTTGAGCTTGGAGGCGTTTGGTTCGGCCTTCGGAGTGTACGGGTTTGTGGCCGCCATTGTAGCCTACACTGTGGTGGGCCATCGGAGCATTAACGCCACTCAGCTTTTGGGATCGCCAAAGTCCAGTGCATTTTCGGTTGATGCTGGGCACGAGTGCGAGGCGCCAGGGCATGTCCGCTTCACGCCACAAGCAAAGCGCATGTTCGCATTCCTGATGAGATCAAGGCCTTCGGAAGACCACTCCTCCGAGGCGGGCCAGCGCCACTGAGAGGTAACCTGCAAAGCTGGCGAAGGCTGCGCCTGTTGCGGGTTTTCCGGTGTCGCAGTATATGGTCTCACATGCAAGCCCTCCATCCAGGGGGGCTTCTTTCAATAGCTTCAATGATTCCTCATCATGAAGGCCAGATAGCACCAGATTGCAGGCATGCATCGGCCATGGGCGGCGGGAATGCGCGCACCCCGCGCCGTGGTACTGACCATCTGTGGATCGGTACGTGTTGTGATCCGAGGTGATGAACGCCACGGTGTTGAGAAAAGTCGGGTCGTCCGCGCTCACAAACCCGTAGTATGGGAGCAAGAGCAGACTCCCCGGTGGATCGTCGTAGACCTCACTAGCTGCGCGAAGATCTGTGGACCACGCGAACATGCGTCCGCAGGGTCCATCGATGATGCAATGGTTGATAATGGCTTCTCGGGTGTCGCGGGCTGCGGCCTCCCAGTGATCTCCGCTGGAGGACCCCGCGCGGAGCCGCGCAAGGCGGCTGAGAATGGTCAATGACTTCCATATTAGGACATTGTCATATGTGAGATACGGATAGCGCACAGGATCATCGCTAGGATCGAGGAATGTCCTGTAAAGGGCGACATCGGGATCGCGCTGCTGTTCCAGGCATTCCGCGAATTTCGCGATTCCCGCCCCAATGCACGGCTCGTCCAGCACTGATTCATCGCCCGTTGTGTCCACAAAACTCCCCAGCGCGATGATGTACGAAGCTAGCTGATCCAGTTCGAAACCGGGATAGAGAACAGCCCCACTTATGTAGTGAGCGTGGATTCCCATGTTCCTGGCGTGCCTTGCGAATCCGGTCAGGAGGATCTCCCTCGCGAATCGGGCATCAGATGCGAGCATGGCGGGGAAGGCCCAGAGGAAGGCATCGCGCGGCCAGAAGGCTGCGGATACGTAGTACCTGTGGCTTCTAGACGTCAGCATCACGAGTTCCTCAGTATCGATGGCTCGGGCGTGGGCATAGAACCTGCAAAAGTGCAGATTGCGGTTGGCGCGGGAGAGAACCTTGCTTGACGACTCCTCGGGACGTGCTGCATATGACCTTTTCGAGAGCCACTTCGCAGTGTCATTCAGCGCTTCCCACGCCCCTACGCGCCTGAGGTGCACTGAGGTGGCGCCTGCACCATCGGGGTCGGCATTTGCTGCCAGAACGAACGCGACTCGGATGCGCTCGCCTGCCGAGAGCTCCACGCGTGTGCGCAGACCAAAGTCGATTTCCCCGCCTTCGCGCGGCTTGACCCACCAATCGAAACCCAGGTCCGATGAGAGCGCGAGCGCCGCGAGGCTTGTCTCTCCTCTGGCCTCAAGCACCAGCGAGTTAGTCCACGAGGAGTAGTCCACATGCTTCGCCACGTGCATCGTCCGGCTTCGGAATACGGTGCTGAGAGTCGAACCCCACAGCCCCTCCAGGCCCACTGCGAGACGACGTGATGCTGAGCCGTCAGCGGCCGCAAGATGGTGAAGCTCGAACATGAAGTAGCATCCCCGCTCCTCAATGGAGGGGCATATAGTCAGAGTGAGGGACAGCTCATCGCCATCGGGCGTGTGCATCAGAGCGGATCCCCTCGGTATCCAGCTCTCTACGTACGTCCATTTGAGAGCGGCGGAAAGCTCCCACCTGCGACCTGTCTCGTCTTCCACGAAAGGCAGGAGAAATGGTCGGGGTCTGCGGTTCGCTGCACCACTGCGGTCGACCGAGGCCTCGGCGGTGGCTTCCGGTGCACCGGTATTGCCAACCCATTCGATTAGCCCTCTAGAGCCCATGTGCACAAGGTTCACACGGGCGATTCCTGCGTCGAATGGAGAGATGTCCGGAAGTGCAATCCAATCATTGCCCGTAACTACAGGCGAGATCGAATCGCCGATCTCAGATGGGACAGTGAGGATGCGCTCAGGCTCCGGCTGCACGCGGGATCAGTCTCCTTTCTCCGCTCCAAACCTGCTGCTCACCGTTGCGCCAGGTATGAGGATACGCTTGAACCCCTCGGCGTATTTGAATCCCGCTCGGGCGCCCATCTTGGTGGCTTCTTCGACAAGCGCACGATAGGTTTCCTCCCAGATGGCCTCCCACTGGCTGCGATGCCGCCGGAGGGCCGCTGCCTTCGCATCGAACGTGGTCGTGATGTCCATGAAATCGTCTGGATCGTCTGTGTTGAAAAGGAGAAGCTGCGTGACTGCCCATGTCCGGAGTCCATCTCTGAGCTGTTCAGGGAAGTACAAAGGCAGCTTGGCAGCAAGCCGTGCATCTAGGGCGGCAAAACCGATTTCGCGGTGATCCGGGTGCAGCTCATACCTGCGCCAGGGGTCGAAGGTGAGAAGGAGGTCTGGGCATAGGCGGCGGTAGATGCCTGCGAGTTCACGCCTTAGGTCAGGAGTGCAGCGCAGTTCCCCATCTTCGTGTCCGAGGAACACCACGTTTGCGAGGCCGAGAAGCTCCGCAGCGTCCCGCGCCTCTGCCCGTCGCTGGGAGGCAAGAACCTCGCTTGAGATCGCTGGGTCCACGGCGCCTTTCTGGCCATCCGTGGCGATTACGAGGGATACCTCCCAGCCGTCGACTATCATAGCCGTCACTGCGCCTCCGCAGAAGAACTCTAGGTCATCGGGGTGGGCGCAGACGGCCACGGCCCGTCTGTTCATGATGTCATCGACTCCTCTGTTCCGTCCGCGTCGCCCCGAATCTCCCGTCTGCGGCGGTTCTGAGCAGCACGGTACATTGATGGCAGGTATTTTCGGTACAGCTCAAGGTTGAACCTGAGCGGGTTCTCTGCACGGTAGCTGTAGAGCAGGGGGATGTCGATCTCTCCAACCACGATCTCCTCCTGATCGTAGGTGAGAGCTTGCGCCAGGATCCCATCGCCCCCTGGAGATAGCTCGATAGGCGCTAGAATCGCGCTTCGGCCGGTGAAGGTTTCGCCTGCGAATGAGCCAACCATCGACGCTCCGATCCCGTACACCTGCGATTCCTGTACCCTGGGCCAGATGCCTCGAAGAGCGTGCCACATGTTGTATGGCTCATTGTTGGCCGAGGGGATAACCACAACATCTGCGCCTGCGAATCTGGCCAGGCGGAACGTCTCGAAATATGAGGCATCCATGCAGATGGGGACTGAGAAAGCCGCTCCAGCCAGGCTGAACACTGGGACCGACCTTGCAGGCGATACCCCCCAGGCGGCCTCCACTGGCATGAGATGGGATTTGGAGTAGGTTCCCACGAGTTCTCCCCCTGGCGCGAATATGTATCCTGTCGAGCGCATCACTGACTCGTGATCGGAATCGGCTGGCAGGATCATGCTCCCAGAGATAATGTACAGCCCAAGCTCCTTTGCAACCGACGAAAACGCTTCGCGGTAAGCCTGGGCAGCATACGGGCCTATGAGGCGGAAAACATCGAGAATGCCTGAGCCAGCGCCTCCTGCAGAGGCCGCGGCGTCGGACAGGGATCTAGCCCCAGACAGGGTCTTTTCGATGCCTGGAATCATGCCCAGGAGTGGCAGCCCACTATACTCGGGGAAGGCAACCACAGATGCGCCTGCCTCTGCGGCCTTCCCAGCGAGCCTGTACACTAGCTCTACGTATTCCGTGCCTGAATGCACGATGCACGCCTTCATCTGGATTGCTCCGCATGCCATGCGTTCAGGCACGGATCCCCCAGGCCGAGCCAGCCTGGAGCTGCGGGCGGCGGGCATATCTGAAAACCTGCCGTCGGCACTGCGGAGCCAGGCGGCGTGTCGTGAGATACGGAGTGGTTCCGATCTCCGGGCAAGGACCCCGTTGAGCGCACGCATCTTCAGAGAATCGATAATACTCGACACTGGGCGTCACCTTCCTTCCATGCCGCGTTCGGGCACGGTTCGGACTACTCGTGCCGATTGATAGGAGTCGGGCAGGGCCTCCTCATACATTCCCACATTGAGCTGCTCAAATAACGGGAAAGCCTTGCGGGCCTCAGTAAGCCTAACCGGGTTCAGCGCCACAACGAGCTCGCCCCAGATGGATCCGAAAGTGACCTCTGCTAGTGTGCCGCGGCCGTCGCTGGTTGCCTCAACTGGGGCGAACACGCGGGAACGGCCCTGATGCGCTACGCCAAGCCAGGAACCTGCGAGCGAGGATTCCACTCCGAAAACCTGGTTCTGCTGCACCACCTGCCAGAGTCCTCTTGTTTGCCGCCAGACCGTGTACGGGGCCGGCACTGCCGTTGGGGCGAGAATGGTGTCGACTCCGGCCAGCGCGAGAATTCGCCCGACCTCTGGGTACCACACATCGGTCCCGATGGCGATTCCCATCCGGTGTCCGTGTACATCGAAGGTTGTCAGATCAGTGGAGCAGGCGAATCCCATTCGATACTCATCCTCGGAGACGTGGGTCTGGCCCTGCTCCGCGACGATGTCTCCATCTGGCGAGAAGATCGGGGCGGTATTCACGTAACCCGCCTCACCTGGAAGCAAGAAGGTTCCAGGACACAGATAGACCCTGTTCGATAGAGCAGATGCGGCGAAGAAATCCATCCACCTGTGGTACGCGGCTGTTCCGGCAGCACTGGCAAGCTCGGCAACGCTCATGTTTGTGACTGTGGAAGCCGCGCCATCCTCCACTGAGTCAGCCAATGACCTGCCATCGCCTTGCTCTTGCAGTTCGAGGAATGCGCCGATCATTGCTGCATACTCAGGCAGCAGAACCAGCTCTGCGCCTTTACGCGCCAGAGACGAAATGCGTGCAGCCAACGATACCTGAAAATCGTGGACGGCGAGGAATTGTGACGGATCCATCTGGAGCAGACCACATGAAAGCA
Encoded proteins:
- a CDS encoding glycoside hydrolase family 125 protein — protein: MQPEPERILTVPSEIGDSISPVVTGNDWIALPDISPFDAGIARVNLVHMGSRGLIEWVGNTGAPEATAEASVDRSGAANRRPRPFLLPFVEDETGRRWELSAALKWTYVESWIPRGSALMHTPDGDELSLTLTICPSIEERGCYFMFELHHLAAADGSASRRLAVGLEGLWGSTLSTVFRSRTMHVAKHVDYSSWTNSLVLEARGETSLAALALSSDLGFDWWVKPREGGEIDFGLRTRVELSAGERIRVAFVLAANADPDGAGATSVHLRRVGAWEALNDTAKWLSKRSYAARPEESSSKVLSRANRNLHFCRFYAHARAIDTEELVMLTSRSHRYYVSAAFWPRDAFLWAFPAMLASDARFAREILLTGFARHARNMGIHAHYISGAVLYPGFELDQLASYIIALGSFVDTTGDESVLDEPCIGAGIAKFAECLEQQRDPDVALYRTFLDPSDDPVRYPYLTYDNVLIWKSLTILSRLARLRAGSSSGDHWEAAARDTREAIINHCIIDGPCGRMFAWSTDLRAASEVYDDPPGSLLLLPYYGFVSADDPTFLNTVAFITSDHNTYRSTDGQYHGAGCAHSRRPWPMHACNLVLSGLHDEESLKLLKEAPLDGGLACETIYCDTGKPATGAAFASFAGYLSVALARLGGVVFRRP
- a CDS encoding PIG-L deacetylase family protein, whose protein sequence is MNRRAVAVCAHPDDLEFFCGGAVTAMIVDGWEVSLVIATDGQKGAVDPAISSEVLASQRRAEARDAAELLGLANVVFLGHEDGELRCTPDLRRELAGIYRRLCPDLLLTFDPWRRYELHPDHREIGFAALDARLAAKLPLYFPEQLRDGLRTWAVTQLLLFNTDDPDDFMDITTTFDAKAAALRRHRSQWEAIWEETYRALVEEATKMGARAGFKYAEGFKRILIPGATVSSRFGAEKGD
- a CDS encoding nitrilase-related carbon-nitrogen hydrolase is translated as MRVLSCGLLQMDPSQFLAVHDFQVSLAARISSLARKGAELVLLPEYAAMIGAFLELQEQGDGRSLADSVEDGAASTVTNMSVAELASAAGTAAYHRWMDFFAASALSNRVYLCPGTFLLPGEAGYVNTAPIFSPDGDIVAEQGQTHVSEDEYRMGFACSTDLTTFDVHGHRMGIAIGTDVWYPEVGRILALAGVDTILAPTAVPAPYTVWRQTRGLWQVVQQNQVFGVESSLAGSWLGVAHQGRSRVFAPVEATSDGRGTLAEVTFGSIWGELVVALNPVRLTEARKAFPLFEQLNVGMYEEALPDSYQSARVVRTVPERGMEGR
- a CDS encoding chloride channel protein encodes the protein MKEKHFRTTSDARIAETAVLIGALAKWVLLGALTGVVAGAGVVAFLKLLHGGIEIGAHIGLWWLTLPVGGLISAALIHYVSPESYGHGTEAVIRAVNRKGGKIPILVAPVKAAATIIAISCGASAGKEGPSAQIAGSLASQVARLLRLGADDHRRLTMCGLAAGFGVVTGAPISGAVFAVEALVMGSPFYGGLLPAAVASCTSVITARALGWDHPLAVNIVAPALSPSVILLVAACAMAIGLVSMVFIEAEEHSAHLFHQIPVSPPVRTSIGGVCLVLLALLFSRGYLGLGVEMYEETLQGGAVSTWAFALKMLFVVITLGSGFSGGAMTPIFAIGAAAGSSIGRLAGFDPAFSAAMGIAAFLAASVNAPLAASVLSLEAFGSAFGVYGFVAAIVAYTVVGHRSINATQLLGSPKSSAFSVDAGHECEAPGHVRFTPQAKRMFAFLMRSRPSEDHSSEAGQRH
- a CDS encoding nitrilase-related carbon-nitrogen hydrolase, producing the protein MKACIVHSGTEYVELVYRLAGKAAEAGASVVAFPEYSGLPLLGMIPGIEKTLSGARSLSDAAASAGGAGSGILDVFRLIGPYAAQAYREAFSSVAKELGLYIISGSMILPADSDHESVMRSTGYIFAPGGELVGTYSKSHLMPVEAAWGVSPARSVPVFSLAGAAFSVPICMDASYFETFRLARFAGADVVVIPSANNEPYNMWHALRGIWPRVQESQVYGIGASMVGSFAGETFTGRSAILAPIELSPGGDGILAQALTYDQEEIVVGEIDIPLLYSYRAENPLRFNLELYRKYLPSMYRAAQNRRRREIRGDADGTEESMTS